One Echinicola strongylocentroti DNA window includes the following coding sequences:
- a CDS encoding T9SS type A sorting domain-containing protein, whose translation MVHSLSELKPFLDDDDVNVKLAPGTYTITAEDVANGEIGSDSETWPNVSRLLAFEGNNSTYDFTDVKFDIDTEVLQAFGRNDVYELHITGSHNVIQHLTIEDLGNTRPNFRATSIVVDGLDNRLEGIHMTVRGSYPYGYGDAFGKGGPQVIKHYKHSALLVRGESNHIKNCTIIHRAYGHAIFMQAAAKPIIEGCYIEGEVRSTDDMLAEEGTGSPADNVDFMTIWGYKLPAGYVMSLQEEGIRAYNAGQTIVDGTLYKRGTSDPTIINCTVKNVRGGVTLAHASGTKYVEGCTVLSSEQGYSVGSNGNIVDCSADAKYGPVLGFAYSSDNNSTIDIAIIPSDSIQNGAGSLAYVGGSDHKITFRNAESSINQGLKISVSGPRYSVRRLDSTDTNNDLNSSNIEIYNYTPYPLELAGNSADISGESCGPITDNGANNNINNNDCSGALISPWENNDVGTVKKNGRASDLGGLFTIDGAGKDIWDTSDEFHWVYKEMYGDAVITAKVNKLGNTHNWAKAGLMIREEAAGEGSKYAMVGITATKGSVFQFRNTEDGPTSHEIPKDGKATPSWLKLERLGEVITGYISDDGISWKEIGSTSVAMNATVSVGMCATSHKKGTTTTATFRGVRTASPSVHIPQVGKTYYIDNRRWNVRLAADGNNKPYTTSVDSIGAKTEWVVKASDVPEYFYLESNGAPTKSRIASDGIANATMKENTNTEDAAKWEFVPIKEGVYHIVTKDPTLPRLLVDNDGNVKMTGVEGTNFWTRFQFTVVPDPEGKEPLAVNNAAQVNGEKSKAEVAIYPNPVQSELTVKVPSATYHQYVIYDDLGNTSSVGDIPVDSNILSIDVSKLGIGVYMLRLNGVERTDGFKIIKE comes from the coding sequence TTAGCACCAGGGACTTATACGATCACAGCTGAAGATGTAGCCAATGGTGAAATAGGTAGTGACAGTGAAACGTGGCCTAACGTAAGTCGATTATTGGCATTTGAGGGCAATAACAGTACCTATGATTTTACAGATGTAAAATTCGATATTGATACAGAAGTGCTACAGGCTTTTGGAAGGAATGATGTCTATGAGTTGCATATCACTGGAAGTCATAATGTCATTCAACATCTTACCATAGAGGATTTAGGAAATACCCGACCAAATTTCCGTGCCACAAGTATTGTCGTTGATGGTTTGGACAATAGACTGGAAGGAATTCATATGACTGTAAGAGGTTCATACCCTTATGGATATGGTGATGCTTTTGGTAAGGGAGGTCCCCAAGTCATAAAACACTATAAACATAGCGCCCTGTTGGTAAGAGGAGAAAGTAACCATATAAAAAACTGTACTATTATCCATAGGGCCTATGGGCACGCCATCTTTATGCAGGCAGCCGCCAAACCAATTATTGAAGGGTGTTATATAGAAGGTGAGGTTAGGTCCACCGATGATATGTTAGCTGAAGAGGGTACAGGTTCCCCAGCAGACAATGTTGATTTTATGACCATCTGGGGTTATAAACTGCCAGCAGGATACGTGATGAGTCTTCAAGAAGAAGGAATTCGTGCTTATAATGCAGGGCAAACCATTGTAGATGGAACACTCTATAAACGTGGTACCTCTGATCCTACGATCATTAACTGTACCGTGAAGAATGTAAGGGGAGGTGTGACACTTGCCCACGCATCAGGGACCAAATACGTTGAAGGTTGTACCGTACTGAGTTCTGAACAGGGATATTCTGTTGGATCCAATGGGAATATTGTGGATTGTAGCGCAGATGCCAAATATGGTCCCGTTTTGGGATTTGCATACTCCAGTGATAATAATAGTACGATTGACATAGCCATTATTCCTAGTGACAGTATCCAAAATGGTGCTGGCTCTTTAGCTTATGTAGGAGGGTCCGACCATAAAATAACCTTTAGAAATGCGGAGTCCAGTATCAATCAAGGCTTAAAAATAAGCGTATCCGGTCCTAGGTACAGTGTGAGACGGCTGGACAGCACTGATACAAATAATGATTTGAATTCTTCCAATATAGAAATTTACAATTATACGCCTTACCCCCTAGAACTTGCAGGTAACAGTGCTGACATATCAGGAGAGTCGTGTGGGCCAATCACAGACAATGGAGCGAATAACAATATCAACAATAATGACTGCAGTGGGGCTTTGATTTCACCTTGGGAAAACAATGATGTCGGAACAGTAAAGAAAAATGGTCGTGCATCAGATCTTGGGGGACTATTTACCATAGATGGTGCAGGCAAGGATATCTGGGATACATCGGATGAATTTCACTGGGTATATAAGGAAATGTATGGTGATGCAGTGATTACCGCCAAAGTAAATAAACTGGGAAATACCCATAATTGGGCAAAGGCTGGATTGATGATACGGGAAGAAGCCGCAGGAGAAGGTTCTAAATATGCCATGGTAGGCATAACAGCTACTAAGGGAAGTGTTTTCCAGTTTAGAAATACAGAAGACGGCCCTACTTCTCACGAAATCCCTAAGGACGGAAAAGCGACTCCAAGTTGGCTTAAACTTGAAAGGCTAGGGGAAGTGATCACAGGATATATTTCGGATGATGGTATTTCTTGGAAAGAAATAGGAAGTACCTCTGTGGCAATGAATGCGACGGTTTCAGTTGGTATGTGTGCGACATCCCATAAAAAAGGCACTACTACAACAGCTACATTCAGGGGAGTACGCACAGCATCTCCTTCTGTGCACATCCCCCAAGTAGGTAAAACTTATTATATAGACAATAGGAGATGGAATGTCCGGTTGGCTGCAGATGGGAATAACAAACCCTATACGACTTCTGTAGACAGTATAGGAGCTAAAACGGAGTGGGTAGTCAAGGCCAGTGATGTTCCTGAATATTTTTATTTGGAAAGTAATGGGGCTCCTACGAAGAGCCGAATAGCTTCTGATGGGATAGCCAATGCTACCATGAAAGAAAATACTAACACTGAAGATGCAGCGAAATGGGAATTTGTCCCCATAAAAGAAGGAGTATATCATATCGTTACAAAGGATCCAACCTTACCAAGGTTGTTGGTAGACAATGATGGGAACGTTAAAATGACAGGAGTAGAAGGTACTAACTTCTGGACCAGGTTTCAGTTTACCGTAGTACCAGATCCGGAGGGCAAAGAACCGCTAGCAGTAAATAATGCAGCGCAAGTAAATGGGGAGAAGAGCAAGGCAGAGGTGGCCATATATCCCAATCCTGTCCAAAGCGAGCTCACCGTAAAAGTACCTTCCGCGACTTATCATCAGTATGTGATCTATGATGACTTAGGGAATACTTCATCAGTAGGAGATATTCCAGTGGATAGTAATATTCTATCTATTGATGTCAGTAAGTTAGGAATTGGGGTCTATATGCTTCGATTGAACGGAGTGGAGAGAACGGATGGTTTTAAGATAATCAAGGAGTAG
- a CDS encoding sulfatase family protein translates to MKFKISAKWLLVLFVGIVSCDQKGGNTKGKKPNILFIMSDDHAYQAISAYGSKLVQTPHIDRLAKEGMLFTNASVTNSICAPSRATILTGKHTHLNGKIDNLMPFDTTQVTFPQLFQKNGYQTAMFGKLHFGNNPKGVDEFKILPGQGYYLNPDFNTPKGDMTIMGYVTDIITDLTLGWLEEERNPDKPFMLMYLHKAPHRPWWPSPEKFEEFTKKEFPEPATLFDDYQNRGTAAKEAEMNLLTHMMYSHDSKIRPELLSEMGEKVSPKVEEFENGFYGPYGRATAEQKAKYDKVLDRINRDFEANWPDMTKEEKMRWKYQRYMQDYLACISSVDDNVGRVLDYLDESGLAENTIVVYTSDQGFYLGEHGWFDKRFIYDESFKTPLIVRWPEKVAGGSVEDEMVQNLDFAQTLLDASGIEAPDDMQGESLMPLLTGNKEKWDRDAVYYHYYEYPSVHMVKRHYGIVTKEYKLVHFYYDVDEWELYDRKKDPNEMNNVINDPAYAEVVAEMKVKLKELRAKYKDSPELDSVFIEKYKTMQIEKGNDFW, encoded by the coding sequence ATGAAGTTCAAAATCAGTGCAAAATGGTTACTGGTGTTATTCGTGGGAATAGTATCGTGTGATCAAAAAGGTGGAAATACCAAGGGAAAAAAGCCCAATATCCTTTTTATAATGTCTGATGATCATGCCTATCAGGCGATCAGTGCCTATGGAAGTAAACTGGTACAGACACCACACATCGACCGTCTGGCCAAGGAAGGGATGTTGTTTACCAATGCCAGTGTGACCAATTCAATATGCGCACCATCAAGGGCTACCATTCTCACAGGAAAGCATACGCATCTAAATGGTAAGATAGATAACTTGATGCCTTTTGATACCACACAGGTGACCTTCCCCCAGCTATTTCAAAAGAACGGATACCAAACGGCGATGTTTGGGAAATTACATTTTGGCAATAACCCAAAAGGGGTGGATGAATTCAAGATTTTGCCGGGCCAAGGGTATTACCTCAACCCTGATTTTAACACCCCAAAGGGAGATATGACCATCATGGGATATGTCACCGATATCATCACCGATCTTACGCTGGGATGGCTGGAGGAGGAACGGAATCCCGATAAGCCATTTATGCTAATGTACCTGCATAAGGCTCCTCATCGTCCTTGGTGGCCAAGTCCAGAGAAGTTTGAGGAATTTACAAAAAAAGAGTTTCCAGAACCCGCTACATTGTTTGATGATTACCAAAACCGGGGCACAGCAGCCAAAGAGGCAGAGATGAACCTGCTCACCCATATGATGTACAGCCATGACAGTAAGATCAGGCCTGAATTATTGAGCGAGATGGGAGAAAAGGTGAGCCCCAAGGTCGAAGAGTTTGAAAATGGATTTTATGGCCCTTATGGTCGGGCTACAGCAGAACAGAAAGCTAAATACGACAAGGTATTGGACAGGATCAATAGGGATTTTGAAGCGAACTGGCCTGATATGACCAAGGAAGAAAAAATGCGCTGGAAATACCAACGGTATATGCAAGATTATCTAGCGTGTATTTCTTCTGTGGATGATAATGTAGGTAGGGTATTGGACTACTTGGATGAAAGTGGCCTAGCGGAGAATACCATAGTGGTCTATACTTCGGATCAAGGATTCTATTTGGGAGAGCATGGTTGGTTTGATAAACGGTTCATTTATGATGAATCTTTTAAAACGCCACTGATCGTCAGATGGCCTGAGAAAGTGGCTGGAGGTTCAGTAGAGGACGAAATGGTACAGAATCTTGATTTTGCCCAGACATTATTGGATGCTTCCGGAATCGAGGCTCCTGATGATATGCAGGGAGAAAGCCTGATGCCTCTGCTGACGGGAAATAAGGAAAAATGGGACAGGGATGCAGTATATTACCATTACTATGAATACCCAAGTGTACATATGGTAAAGCGCCATTATGGTATCGTCACGAAGGAATATAAGCTTGTCCACTTCTATTATGACGTGGATGAATGGGAGCTTTATGATCGCAAAAAGGACCCGAATGAAATGAACAATGTGATCAACGACCCTGCTTATGCTGAGGTAGTGGCCGAAATGAAGGTGAAGTTAAAGGAACTTAGGGCGAAGTATAAAGATTCTCCAGAGCTGGACAGCGTGTTTATAGAAAAGTACAAAACCATGCAAATAGAAAAAGGGAATGATTTCTGGTAA
- a CDS encoding heparinase II/III family protein, translated as MADQIGKGVMADGWWFESTANYCYLVAQRYTLVAQAFKNYGWDLYHRKFPTKYKSKDFENAKSGFTGMKFENWGPTGKNTRSLEDMVTPYVPMMDENANAVASNDTNLKEPDPFYELAYREYGQDELAWVLSKTDRDSWVALMYGVPVLPDVEDPRRHSAYKPNVGITALRSQGESQAPEEQVQAYLKYGTHGGWHGQFDRTGLLALDRYGHKYFSTEMVWFGYGHPGYKECVQTSATHNMVVVDGLQQEAVPSEQLVFYAGDMMQVSVVETEARWRKIPTFNIEKFPPWDDAEYEDGFEPVLQRRMAIVTDDYVVLADYMSSSQNHQYDWLIHPVGFQDIGDVKRKGTQLDQLSTADDSPYKYFKNAQWYHISQGTLVEFKEGEMHLDVHTLWPKKAEALIADYPNGGRQRDMRNNPNRRTFGVRTNGEKASFLTVLEPYKGASAIEKIESTSPDKLIITLKDGRTQTVTISQMDGKRPVAQIAETKNGDEVRREQTN; from the coding sequence ATGGCAGATCAAATCGGAAAAGGAGTCATGGCAGACGGCTGGTGGTTTGAGTCCACGGCAAACTATTGTTATTTGGTGGCACAGAGATACACTTTGGTGGCGCAGGCCTTTAAAAATTATGGATGGGACTTGTACCACAGGAAGTTTCCGACCAAATATAAAAGCAAGGATTTTGAAAATGCCAAAAGCGGTTTTACTGGGATGAAGTTTGAAAACTGGGGCCCTACAGGCAAAAACACCCGGAGTCTAGAAGATATGGTGACTCCTTATGTACCCATGATGGATGAAAATGCCAATGCCGTTGCCAGTAACGATACTAATCTTAAGGAACCGGATCCTTTTTACGAACTGGCTTATCGGGAATATGGACAGGATGAATTGGCCTGGGTGCTGAGTAAGACGGACAGGGACTCATGGGTAGCACTCATGTATGGTGTGCCCGTATTGCCGGATGTGGAAGACCCCAGAAGGCATTCTGCCTATAAACCTAACGTAGGAATAACGGCATTGAGGTCCCAGGGTGAATCGCAAGCACCGGAAGAACAAGTACAGGCCTATCTCAAATATGGGACACATGGTGGATGGCATGGACAGTTTGATAGGACAGGGCTGCTCGCACTGGATAGGTATGGGCACAAATATTTCAGTACAGAAATGGTTTGGTTCGGATACGGGCATCCAGGATATAAAGAATGTGTCCAGACCTCTGCTACCCATAATATGGTCGTGGTGGATGGTTTGCAGCAAGAGGCCGTACCCTCTGAGCAGTTGGTGTTTTATGCCGGGGATATGATGCAGGTAAGCGTGGTAGAGACCGAGGCAAGATGGAGGAAAATACCAACATTCAATATAGAAAAATTCCCCCCTTGGGATGATGCCGAATATGAAGATGGCTTTGAGCCGGTTTTGCAACGCCGAATGGCCATAGTGACGGATGATTATGTGGTGCTGGCTGATTATATGTCATCCTCCCAAAATCATCAGTACGATTGGTTGATCCATCCAGTTGGTTTTCAGGATATAGGTGATGTAAAGAGAAAAGGTACGCAACTCGATCAGTTAAGCACTGCCGATGATTCGCCATATAAATACTTTAAGAATGCCCAATGGTACCACATATCTCAAGGAACTTTGGTAGAATTCAAGGAAGGTGAAATGCACCTTGATGTACATACACTTTGGCCAAAAAAGGCAGAAGCATTAATTGCCGATTACCCTAATGGAGGCCGTCAAAGAGATATGAGAAACAATCCCAATAGAAGAACTTTTGGCGTACGCACCAATGGGGAAAAAGCCTCTTTTCTGACCGTATTGGAGCCTTATAAGGGAGCATCTGCTATTGAGAAAATCGAATCTACCTCTCCGGATAAGTTAATCATAACCTTAAAAGATGGAAGGACACAGACGGTTACTATATCCCAAATGGACGGTAAACGCCCTGTGGCCCAAATAGCTGAAACAAAAAATGGTGATGAAGTCCGGCGTGAACAGACCAATTAA
- the lhgO gene encoding L-2-hydroxyglutarate oxidase codes for MTYDIAIVGGGIVGLATGLTIIQQQPGLKVVILEKENELAKHQTGNNSGVIHSGLYYKPGSLKATNCINGYHGLIKFCEEENIPFEITGKVVVATKDEQLPLLQNLLKRGLQNGLTGTRQITLDELKEYEPYCKGVAALHVPQTGIVDYKKVALAYGEKFKSLGGEILLGHKVKKINHKAEQSELATSGKTIVSRLMINCAGLYSDKVADMNGELDLDVKIIPFRGEYYKLKKEREYLVKNLIYPVPDPNFPFLGVHFTRMMKGGVEAGPNAVMAFKREGYKRTDFNLKEFREAITWPGLQKVAAKYWKTGIGEYYRSFSKTAFTHALQELIPDLKEDDLVDGGAGVRAQACDRTGGLLDDFAITENAHAINVLNAPSPAATSSLSIGRTVAGLALKRFL; via the coding sequence ATGACATACGATATTGCAATTGTGGGTGGTGGCATCGTGGGCCTTGCCACCGGACTTACTATAATCCAGCAGCAGCCAGGACTAAAGGTAGTTATCCTGGAAAAAGAAAATGAACTTGCCAAGCACCAAACAGGCAATAATTCTGGTGTGATCCATTCTGGTCTTTATTACAAGCCTGGGTCATTGAAAGCCACCAACTGCATCAATGGATACCATGGGCTGATTAAATTCTGCGAAGAGGAGAATATCCCCTTTGAGATTACCGGTAAAGTCGTAGTGGCCACCAAGGACGAACAACTCCCCTTGCTGCAAAACCTCCTAAAAAGGGGACTCCAAAATGGATTGACAGGAACTCGTCAGATCACCTTGGACGAACTCAAGGAATATGAGCCCTACTGTAAGGGAGTCGCTGCCCTGCACGTACCACAAACCGGTATCGTAGATTATAAAAAAGTGGCCTTGGCCTATGGTGAAAAATTCAAATCATTAGGTGGAGAAATCCTTCTCGGTCATAAAGTCAAAAAAATCAATCACAAAGCCGAGCAATCTGAGCTGGCCACTTCTGGTAAGACCATCGTTTCCCGGCTCATGATCAACTGTGCCGGACTTTATTCTGACAAGGTCGCCGATATGAACGGTGAGCTGGACTTGGATGTCAAGATCATTCCTTTTCGTGGGGAGTATTACAAACTCAAAAAAGAACGGGAATACTTGGTCAAAAACCTTATCTATCCCGTGCCAGATCCCAATTTCCCTTTCCTAGGCGTCCACTTTACCCGCATGATGAAAGGTGGCGTGGAAGCTGGACCAAATGCGGTCATGGCCTTTAAGCGGGAAGGGTACAAAAGAACGGATTTCAACCTTAAGGAATTCCGTGAAGCCATCACTTGGCCAGGCCTGCAAAAAGTAGCCGCCAAATACTGGAAGACCGGAATAGGAGAATACTATCGCTCCTTCTCCAAAACGGCCTTTACCCATGCCCTGCAAGAACTGATTCCTGACCTCAAAGAAGACGACCTTGTGGACGGTGGTGCAGGCGTGCGTGCCCAGGCCTGTGATCGTACTGGTGGCTTGTTGGATGATTTTGCCATCACAGAAAACGCCCATGCCATCAACGTCCTCAATGCCCCCAGTCCTGCAGCTACCTCTTCCCTATCCATTGGCAGAACGGTTGCTGGCTTAGCATTGAAACGTTTCTTGTAA
- a CDS encoding deoxynucleoside kinase codes for MHIAIAGNIGSGKTTLAKKLGHHYDWKIELEDTEDNPYLEDFYEDMKKWSFHLQIYFLNSRFQQVKDIAKSPTYTVQDRTIYEDAYIFAANLHQSGCFEERDYQNYLKLFHSMMAYATPPDLLIYLRADIPKLVSQIEKRGRDYETTISINYLKNLNKHYENWISHYDKGKLLIIDVNHLDFVSNREDFSFIVNQIDREINGLFS; via the coding sequence ATGCACATCGCTATCGCTGGCAATATCGGAAGTGGCAAAACGACACTGGCCAAAAAACTGGGGCATCACTATGACTGGAAGATCGAGCTGGAGGATACTGAAGACAACCCCTATTTGGAGGACTTCTACGAAGACATGAAAAAGTGGTCCTTTCATCTCCAAATCTATTTTTTGAACAGTCGTTTCCAACAGGTCAAAGATATTGCAAAGTCCCCCACATATACTGTTCAGGACAGGACCATTTACGAGGACGCTTACATCTTTGCTGCCAACCTGCACCAATCCGGTTGTTTTGAAGAACGGGATTACCAAAACTACCTCAAGCTCTTCCATTCGATGATGGCGTATGCCACACCTCCTGATCTGTTGATCTACCTACGCGCTGATATTCCTAAACTGGTAAGCCAGATCGAAAAAAGAGGACGGGATTACGAAACCACCATCAGCATCAATTATCTCAAAAACCTCAATAAGCACTATGAAAACTGGATCAGCCACTACGACAAAGGCAAGCTATTGATCATTGATGTCAACCACCTCGATTTCGTATCCAACAGGGAGGACTTTAGCTTTATCGTCAACCAGATCGACAGGGAAATCAATGGGCTGTTTTCATAG
- a CDS encoding 3-hydroxyacyl-CoA dehydrogenase family protein: MLKIAVIGSGTMGNGIAHVFAQHDHQVSLIDTNEKALEKALATISKNLDRQLSKGVIQAEEKESVLANITTHTELADGVQNADIVVEAATEDTKLKLDIFRQLDQHCPKNTILATNTSSISITKIAAATNRPEQVIGMHFMNPVPVMPLVEVIKGYKTSEETTHQIMSVAKGLEKAPVAVNDYPGFVANRILMPMINEAIYSLYEGVAGVQEIDTVMKLGMAHPMGPLQLADFIGLDVCLSILNVLHEGLGNPKYAPCPLLVNMVEAGNKGIKSGEGFYLHTHGSKELIVSERFNK, encoded by the coding sequence ATGTTGAAAATAGCAGTAATAGGATCAGGCACCATGGGCAACGGAATCGCCCATGTCTTTGCCCAACATGACCATCAGGTATCGCTTATAGATACCAATGAAAAAGCCTTGGAAAAAGCCTTGGCGACGATTTCCAAGAACTTGGACCGGCAGCTCTCCAAAGGGGTCATCCAGGCAGAAGAAAAGGAGTCCGTATTGGCCAATATCACCACCCATACCGAGTTGGCTGACGGCGTGCAAAACGCAGACATCGTGGTAGAAGCCGCCACCGAAGACACCAAACTAAAGCTGGACATTTTCCGCCAGCTGGATCAGCACTGCCCAAAAAACACCATTTTGGCCACGAACACTTCCTCCATTTCCATCACCAAAATAGCCGCTGCTACTAATCGGCCGGAGCAAGTTATCGGGATGCATTTCATGAATCCAGTTCCTGTCATGCCGCTAGTAGAAGTCATCAAAGGGTATAAAACCTCCGAAGAAACCACCCATCAGATCATGTCCGTAGCAAAAGGACTGGAGAAGGCACCGGTAGCCGTAAATGACTACCCGGGTTTCGTCGCCAATCGTATCCTGATGCCCATGATCAATGAGGCCATTTACTCCCTGTATGAAGGAGTAGCGGGTGTACAGGAAATCGATACCGTCATGAAGCTGGGCATGGCACATCCTATGGGACCACTGCAACTGGCAGACTTTATTGGCCTTGATGTATGCCTTTCTATTCTGAATGTACTCCACGAAGGCCTCGGCAACCCGAAATACGCACCTTGCCCCCTTCTGGTCAATATGGTCGAGGCAGGAAACAAAGGCATCAAATCCGGTGAGGGGTTTTACCTTCATACACATGGAAGCAAAGAACTCATCGTTTCAGAACGGTTTAATAAGTAA
- a CDS encoding CvfB family protein codes for MNELGKISSLPITRFTAHGAYLNMSNGNEVLLPQGYLTGDEKEGEEVAVFVYTDSEDRPVAITDRPVALVDEFAIMEVKEVTPFGAFMDWGLPKDLFVPKSEMGKPMTPGDHCLVMICVDYKTNRLIGVSKYQDFMLNDTSEFEEGQEVEALVFDSTDLGYKVLIDQHYEGLLYANETFKEIEVGDEVTAYIKKRREDGKLDVQLTPVGRQKYEEGAEKILNLLKVKRFLPLHDKSSPEEIKKTLGMSKKHFKQSIGQLYKSRKIEIKADGIELAD; via the coding sequence ATTAATGAACTAGGTAAGATTTCTAGCCTGCCGATCACGCGATTTACCGCTCATGGAGCTTATTTGAATATGTCCAATGGGAATGAGGTGCTTTTGCCCCAAGGGTATCTGACGGGTGATGAAAAAGAAGGAGAGGAAGTAGCCGTATTTGTATATACGGACAGTGAGGACCGTCCGGTGGCGATTACCGATAGGCCCGTGGCATTGGTGGATGAATTTGCCATCATGGAAGTCAAAGAAGTGACCCCGTTTGGTGCATTTATGGATTGGGGGCTTCCTAAGGATCTTTTTGTGCCCAAATCAGAAATGGGCAAGCCCATGACGCCGGGAGATCACTGTCTAGTGATGATCTGTGTGGATTATAAAACCAATCGACTGATAGGCGTATCCAAGTACCAGGATTTTATGCTGAATGATACATCGGAGTTTGAAGAAGGGCAGGAAGTAGAGGCCTTGGTTTTTGACTCGACAGATCTTGGTTATAAAGTGCTTATCGATCAGCATTACGAAGGATTATTGTATGCAAATGAGACATTTAAGGAAATTGAGGTAGGGGATGAAGTGACGGCCTATATCAAAAAGCGCCGAGAAGACGGCAAACTCGATGTGCAGTTGACACCGGTAGGAAGGCAGAAATACGAAGAAGGGGCAGAAAAAATCTTAAACCTTTTAAAAGTTAAGCGTTTTTTGCCCCTTCATGATAAATCATCCCCCGAAGAAATCAAAAAGACGTTAGGGATGAGTAAAAAGCACTTTAAACAATCCATTGGTCAATTATATAAAAGTAGGAAGATCGAAATCAAAGCGGATGGTATTGAGTTGGCGGATTAA
- a CDS encoding arsenate reductase family protein, whose translation MKMHPNELFFYYIPSHTIDKQARAYARSVSRYVNEINIEKEHITTTGWRTILDKLHLRAKDLLNRAHPEYQSQIAGKTWDDESWLHILVKHPYLLKAPIAIKRGKAVLCIKPGEIFKLD comes from the coding sequence ATGAAAATGCATCCAAATGAATTGTTCTTCTATTATATTCCTTCGCACACTATCGACAAGCAAGCGAGGGCATATGCGCGATCGGTTTCTCGGTATGTCAATGAGATCAATATTGAGAAAGAGCACATCACCACGACGGGATGGAGAACTATCCTGGATAAATTGCACTTGCGGGCCAAGGACTTGCTCAACCGGGCCCATCCGGAATACCAAAGCCAAATAGCAGGTAAAACCTGGGATGATGAAAGCTGGTTGCACATATTGGTCAAACATCCTTACCTGCTCAAAGCTCCCATTGCCATCAAGCGGGGCAAAGCAGTGCTTTGTATAAAACCAGGCGAGATATTTAAGTTGGATTAA
- a CDS encoding YkgJ family cysteine cluster protein codes for MDLANFRQKSLSDYSHNKKLRVRLRKVKPKVLDERFAAAHEEQFEKIDCLDCANCCKTTSPIFLQIDIDRLAKKLRMKSSEFIDTYLHRDEEGDFVLNSSPCPFLGEDNKCFVYESRPKACREYPHTNRKNMHGILGLTLKNTLVCPAVHEIFQDFSKEFRK; via the coding sequence ATGGATCTAGCTAATTTCAGGCAAAAATCCCTTTCGGATTATAGCCATAACAAGAAGCTGCGTGTGAGGTTAAGGAAAGTCAAGCCCAAGGTTCTTGATGAGAGGTTTGCGGCAGCGCATGAAGAGCAGTTTGAGAAGATCGATTGCTTGGATTGTGCCAATTGCTGCAAGACCACTAGCCCAATTTTTCTGCAAATTGATATCGATCGATTGGCGAAGAAACTGCGAATGAAATCTTCCGAATTTATCGACACTTATTTGCACAGGGATGAGGAGGGGGATTTTGTGCTGAACAGTTCCCCATGCCCCTTTTTGGGCGAGGACAATAAGTGTTTTGTGTACGAATCACGGCCCAAAGCATGCCGCGAGTATCCACATACCAATCGAAAAAACATGCATGGCATATTGGGATTGACCCTAAAAAACACCTTGGTTTGTCCTGCTGTTCATGAAATCTTTCAAGACTTTTCCAAAGAATTTAGGAAGTAA